The genomic region TGGAGCGGTCGTTATGACCGTGCGATGGCTCCTGTGGCTCTCAGTCGGGCTTTCCGCGTCATGCGGGACGGTCGGAGCCCCCATCGCACCTGAGAATGTGGGGGTCGCGGTGACCATCGAACAACAGAAACGCCTCGACGCTTCGGGGGGGCCGAGGCCCGGCGCCGTCGCTCCCGTGGAGCGTCGTGACTCCGATCCTGTCCCGGAAGGTCAAGACGTGAATTTGCCGCCATTGCGGCCGGTTGGCGGCCGATAGCGGCCGAGAAGGCATTACAGGATTGTCCCTGGCCGGGTTGGAAATTTTGAGCGAGGATTTTCAGAATGCATAGCTTCGAATATCGCCACGGTGAACTCTATTGCGAGCAAGTGCCGGTCAGCCGGATCGCCAAAGAGGTCGGCACCCCCTGCTATGTCTACAGCCACGCGACGTTGACCCGTCATTTCCGAGCCTACGACGGGGCCTTCAAGGACATTCCGCACGTTGTCGCCTTCGCGATGAAGGCGAATTCCAATCTGGCGATCTTGCGTCTGATGGCCAAGGAAGGCAGCGGAGTCGATATCGTCTCCGGCGGAGAACTGTTTCGCGCGCTAAAGGCCGGGGTGCCCCCGTCGAAAATCGTATTTGCGGGAGTCGGGAAGAGCGCGGACGAGATTCGCGATGCCTTGAAGGCCGGCATCCTGATGTTCAACGTCGAGTCGTCCGCCGAACTCCGGGCAATCGACGGAGTGGCGGCCTCCGTCGGGAAAAAGGCGCGGGTGGCTTTGCGGATCAATCCCGATATCGATCCCAAGACCCATCCGTATATCTCCACGGGACTCAAGAAAAGCAAGTTCGGCATCGCCGCGGACAGGGCGTTGGAGGAATACAAACTGGCGTCCTCGCTGGACCATATCGAAATCGTGGGCGTCCATGCCCATATCGGATCGCAATTGACAGAGGTGACGCCGTTTGTCGAGGCCTTGAAGAAAGTCGTGGCCCTAGTCGAATCTTTGAAGGCTCAGGGCATCGGAATTCAATACCTGAACGTCGGAGGCGGTCTCGGCATTACCTACTCGGACGAGAAGCCGCCGCTGCCCAAGGACTTGGCCGAGGCCATTTTCCCCTTGGTCAAGGACCGGAATCTGACGCTCGTGATGGAGCCCGGCCGGGTGATCGTGGGCAATGCCGGCATTCTCGTGACGCGCGCGCTGTATCAGAAGGACGGAGAGGCCAAGCGCTTCGTGATCGTCGATGCGGCGATGAACGACTTGATCAGACCCAGTCTCTACAGCGCGTACCACGATATCCGTCCCGTCTCGGAATCGTTGCTGGCCAGGCCCAAACATTCTGTCGACGTCGTCGGACCCGTCTGCGAGTCCGGAGATTTCCTCGCCAAGGATCGCACCCTGCCCGAGGTGAAGCCGGGCGATCTCCTGGCCGTCATGAGCGCGGGCGCCTATGGGTTCGTGATGGCGTCCAATTACAATTCCCGACCGCGGGTGCCGGAGGTCCTGGTGAAGGACGCCGACATTCATGTGATCCGCGCGCGGGAAACCTACGAGGATTTGGTGAAAGGCGAGACGATCCCCTCGTTTTTGAGCTAAGTGATCGGCGGCTCGACTGTTTACCAGGGAAGAAGTGCCGGAAAGCGCCGTCCCCAAGGGGGCTTGGCAAAGGAGCCATCATGTTTACCGGTTCATTAGTGGCCATCGTCACGCCGTTCAAGAGCGGCAAGGTGGATGAGAAGGCTTTCGGCGACCTGATCGAGTGGCAAATCGCCAGCGGTACGAATGGGATTGTTCCCTGCGGGACGACCGGAGAATCCGCCACGCTGTCGCATGAAGAGCATCATCGGGTCGTGAAGCTCACCGTCGAGGTCGTCCGGGGTCGTATTCCGGTCATTGCCGGAGCCGGTTCCAACAGCACGGCGGAGGCGATCTCCCTGACCAAACACGCCAAAGAAGCCGGGGCCGACGGGGCGCTCCTGATCACTCCGTACTACAACAGGCCCACGCAGGAAGGCTTATATCGTCATTACAAGGCCATCGCCGAGGCCGTCGATTTGCCGCAGGTGCTCTACAATATTCCCGGGCGGACGGGCGTGAACATGCTGCCTGCGACGGTGGCGCGTCTGTGCGGGATGAAGAACATCGTGGGAATCAAGGAAGGCAGCGGTTCCGTGCAACAGGCCTCCGACATCGTCATGCATTGCCGTGAACGGTTGACGGTTCTTGCGGGCGACGATTCCCTCACCCTTCCGATGATGGCGGTCGGAGCGAAAGGCGTCATCACCGTTGCCGCGAATCTGGTTCCCTCCGAGATGGCGAAGCTGGTGTCGACATTCTTATCGGGACACCTTGAAGAGTCACGCGGGATCCATTTCAGATTGTCCCCGCTCTTTGCCGCGTTGTTCTATGAAACCAACCCGATTCCCGTCAAAGAAGCATTGGGTCTGATGGGCAAGATGACCCCTGAATTGCGGCTGCCGCTCTGTCCCATGGGGACCGAGACCAAGGCGCAACTCACGGGCGTGCTCAAGGACCTGAACCTTGTCTAACCGCTGATCGATCCATTCTACCGTCTATGACCAACGTCATCATTGCAGGAGCTGCCGGGCGAATGGGCTGCCGCCTCGTTTCCCTGCTGAAAGAATCGACGACCCTGAAGCTGGCCGGCGCGATCGAGGGTGCCAAACATCCGACCCTGGGACAGGATGCCGGAGAAATCGCCGGATGCGGACGAGCGGGAGTCCCCATTACCGATGACCTCCCCTTGCTGCTCGAACGGGGCGACGTGGTCGTTGATTTTTCCTCTCCCCACGCGACGCTGGACCATCTCCGTGTCGTTGCGCAACACCGCCGGGCCATGGTGATCGGGACAACCGGGTTTTCGGCTTCCGAAATCCAACAGATCCGTGACTTTGCCGCTCAGATTCCCTGCGTGCTGTCCCCCAACATGAGCGTCGGCGTCAACCTGATTTGCAAGGTCATCGCAGAGATGGCGAAAACGCTGGGCGATGGGTACGATATTGAGGTGATTGAAGCGCATCACCGGCTCAAGAAGGACGCGCCAAGCGGCACAGCATTAAAGTTGGCCGAAGTCCTGGCGGACGCCGTCGGCCGGAACCTTGCGCAGGTGGGGGTATACGAACGGAAGGGATTGATCGGTGAGCGCAAGAACACGGAGATCGGGATTCAGACAGTCCGTGCGGGCGACATCGTCGGCGACCATACCGTTCTCTTCGGAGGCATAGGCGAACGGATCGAAGTCATCCATCGGGCCAGCAGCCGGGATACCTTCGCGAGTGGAGCTCTTCGTGCGGCTGGCTGGGTGGCTGGGCGGCAGCCAGGTTTGTACGATATGATGGATGTGCTGGGATTGCGTTGAGTTGACGGAGCGCGCCACCTCAACAGCATCGTTGGGATGTCCCCACGGAAGGCCGCAGTGGGCCCCCGCGAGGGATCGTCGGTCTTGCCGGTCAGGTCGATCTCAATGTCTCGCCGTCAGGGGACGCGGCTCTTGGTCTGCAGCCTTCCGGCGGCCACAGTTCAAACAGGCAAACACGGTGATCGCCAACCCGGCATCCAAGTCCACCGCCCGTTCCGGCAACATTGTTCCACGACATTTGTCACAAGTCTTCATGCGCGCACTCTAGCATTCCAGAAAATGGATGCATATCCATCAGAAGTACTGGGCTTGTCGCGAACAAAAGCCCCAAGCGGCCCTACGTCTAGGCCCTTTGCTCTATGGAAGAAGGACAACAAGACTAGGAGCATTGCTGAGGATATCTGCCGTCACGATTCTTGACACGGTATCTCTCGTCCCATAGGATTGTGGGTCTGAGGCTGTCATCCCCCTATGTATAGAATAATTTTCATCCTTATCCTGTTGATCATCCTCTATTTTCTCATCCGGAGTGCCGTGCGTGAGCTCAAGGGACGTGGGGCCCCGGACCGGTTACCGGCTGATAAGAACCAGATGGTGCAGGATCCCGTCTGTCACGTATTTGTTCCGCGCGGAACGGCAGTCACTGAGGTCATCGGAGGGCAAACGTATTGCTTTTGTGGACGAAGCTGCGCCGATAAGTTTCAAAAACAAATGGCGAGCTAACAGCCGGAATAGCTGTAGTCCGACAGCTTCTCTTCTTTGTCGAATTTCAAGGTGATCTGACACTGATTGGGCGAGAAATTGAACAGCGGCGCGCTGGTCTTACCTCCGGCGATGCGATAGTAGGTCCAGGTTTCACCTCCGAAGAAACGCGGGGACTTCCCGTCCGGCGCTCCCCAATTCTTCTCGAACCAGGCCTTGTCCTTGCCTTGCATCTCCGCCGGCTTCAGCGAAGCTTCCAGATAGGGGTTGTCGCCACCGCAGGCAGTGAGAAGCATGCAGAGCGCCGGAAGCCAGAGCAAACGTTTCATAAGGAACTCTCCTCGGTAAGAGAAGACCGTGAAGTAGAACACGACGCGGCGAATTGTAGCCGCCGGTGCATGGGCTGTCAAACGGCGTTGCGCGGTTGCGGCGGCCCTGACGTTCTCCCTACAATGGAAAGTCGTGTCGAGGGCGGGGCAGCGTCACAGTGGACCTGGTTTATTTGCCATGAAAGGATCACGCCATGAAATTCTATCTCGATACAGCCAGCGTGAAAGAAATCCAGGAGGCGGCAAGCCTCGGCTTGCTGGACGGAGTCACGACCAACCCTTCCCTCGTAGCCAAGGAAGGCCGTGTGTTTCGAGAAGTCCTGGTCGAAATCTGCAACATCGTGGACGGCCCGATCAGCGCCGAAGTCGTCAGCATCGAGGCGGACGCGATGGTCAAGGAGGGGCGGGAACTTGCGAAAATCCACAAGAACATCGTCGTGAAGATTCCCCTGATTGCCGAGGGACTCAAAGCCACCAAGCGGTTGACCGCGGAAGGCATCCGCGTCAATGTCACCCTGTGCTTTTCTCCGACACAGGCCCTTCTGGCCGCAAAGGCCGGGGCTTGGTGCGTTTCGCCCTTCATCGGACGGCTCGATGACATCAGTTCGAACGGGATGGAACTCATCCGCCAGATCATCACGATCTACAAGAATTACGACTACAAAACGTATGTCCTCGTGGCGAGCGTGCGTCATCCCCAGCACGTGGTCGAAGCGGCTTTGGCGGGCGGTCACATCTGTACGATGCCCTTTACCATCTTCCAGCAGATGGTAAAGCATCCCCTCACCGACGCCGGCCTGAAGAAGTTCTTGGCCGATTGGGAGTCTCAAAATAAAAAGAAATAGTTTCCGCTAGACATGGTAGCCAGACATGGTGCGGTCCTTTCGCTCAGGAGAGGACCGCGCTAAGCCTTCGAGCCGTGGATCAGGGCCCGTGCCAATCGATGATCTGTTTGGCCCGGCGGAAGATGGCATGGAACATCGGTCTCGTCAGTTTTCCCGTGAACGTATTCTGCTGGCTCGGATGATACGATCCGATCAGCGTGACGCGCCAGGGCATGAGGTATTCCCGTCCATGGCCGAAGAGGGGTAGCGGAGACGGAGGTATGAAACCCTCTTGTCTGCAGGTCTTCAGGTAATGGTCGAAGGCGATCTTGCCGAGCGCGACGATCACCTGCACATTTCGCAACAGCCGGATTTCCTCGCGAAGGAAGGTCCGGCAGGCGTCGAATTCATCCGGCGCGGGTTTGTTGTCCGGCGGCGCACAACGAACCGTGGCGCCGATATAGGCGTCCGACAAGGCGAGTCCGTCAGATCGATGCTGGGAAAGCGCCTGGTTCGCGAATCCGAAGCGATGCAACGCCTCGTACAGCCAGTCGCCGCTGCGATCTCCCGTAAACACCCGACCGGTCCTATTCCCTCCGTGGGCGGCGGGAGCCAGCCCCAATACATACAACCGTGCCTTGGCGTCGCCGAACCCAGGAACCGGCCGTCCCCAATAGGTCCAGTCTTGAAACTGTCTTCTCTTCGTCCGCGCGATCGCCTGCCGATAGTCGACCAGCCGCCGGCAGGCGGTGCAGGAGGCGATTCGATTGTTCAGCACCGTGAGCGAGCGCATGGCGTTGGGAGTGTATCAGGTGACCGCGATTGTCCGCCAGGCGCGGCGAACATCGAACTGCTTGCCGCTCAAGAGGCTTGCTGTTAGCATGGAAAATTATTCGTGAATCGTCCGTTCAACCTGGAGAACATTGCGTTATGGCACGGTGGCGTCGTCGGTTCCTGTACCTGCTTCCGCTTGTGATGGGCGTACGACTGTTTCTTGTCTCCGGTGCCTGGGCCGAGTCCGACCCGGTCACGCCAAAGGAAGGGATGCCGCGCCTGGGCGCCAATGGAGAGTCGGAGCGTGATCTGCTCCCGGGCGAGGTCATTGACGGGCAAATGGAGCCGGAAGAGCGTCTGGTTATTCTGCCCGAGATCAAGCGGGAAGGAGAGCGGTTTTTTCTCAGTTCGTTCAAGCTGCCCGATAAATTGACGTTCGCGGGGCAACCGATTCCCATGGACAACTGGCAAGTTCGGGAACGCATCGAATACGAATTTTACCAGTTTCTCGAGGACCAGGGCGAAAGCATTATCCTCGCCAAGCGCATGGGGCGCTGCTTCCCTCCGGCCGAGAAGCAACTCGCGGAAGCTGGACTGCCCGACGATCTCAAATACATGCTGTTGGTCGAGAGCAAGTGCATTGCCGCGGCCTATTCGCGCGCCAAAGCCTCCGGTCCGTGGCAATTTATTCCTTCGACCGGGCGTCGCTACCGGCTCAAGAGCGACTCGGTCCGCGACGACCGACGGAACCTGGAAATGTCCACGGAAGCGGCAGTCAAGTACCTCAAGTACTTGAAAGACTTCCAGCAGAACGACTGGTTTCTGGCCATGGCTTCCTACAACGCGGGAGAGGAACGGGTCCGCAAACTATTGAAGGATCAAAAGATCAACGACTACTGGCGAATGCACGGCCCTCGGGAAACCATGCGTTATGTTCCCCGAATCATCGCCGCCAAGGAAATCTATTCCCAGCCGGAGAAGTATCTGGGACTGAGCAAGAAGGATTTGTATCTCCCCCTGGAGACTGAAACGGTGACCGTGACCGTGAAGGAGTCTCAGCGGGCGCTGACTTCCATCGCCGAGGAGTTCGGGACGTACTATTTGGAATTGCGAATGCTGAATCCCGAGTTCAAGAAGGATGTGCTTCCGCACGGGGTCTATCAGATTCGAGTCCCCCGCCAGACCTGTCCAAGCCGGTGTTTCAAACAGGAGAAAACCCCCTAAGCCGGAATGGCGGCCGAGCTTCCGTTTTTGCTCCGAAACCGTCATCCTATCCGACGTCCCGGCTCGGCTCACCCCCCGAGTGGGCCTCTGACCGCTCGGGACGCAGGTTTATGACGATTCGACTGCCCACATCTCCGGTCAGCACTCTCCTCAAGCGAGTACTCGGACGAGCGATCAATGTCGCGGAGGGCGGGGCGGCCGTCAAGCGCGCCGTCGGCAGGCGCGGCGACGTGCTGACAATCGCATCCCGCCGATTCGACCTCCGACGATATGACCGGGTAGTCGTACTCGGTGCGGGGAAGGCCGCAGCGTCGATGGCCCGCGCGCTGGAACGGTTGCTGGGCAACCGGCTGGAGGGCGGACTCGTGGTCGTCAAGTACGGCCATGCAGTTCCGACGCGACGCATCGTGGTCTATGAAGCCGGCCATCCCTATCCTGACCGTGCCGGATTCCACGCCGCACGGCGGCTGATGCGCGCGGCATCCACGCTGTCCAAGCGCGATCTCCTGATTGTGTTGCTTTCGGGCGGCGCCTCCAGTCTGTTGCCCGCGCCCGTCCCCGGCATTAGCTTGTCCGACAAGCAACGGGTGACCAGGCGGCTGTTGCGAAGCGGAGCAGGCATCCAGGAGGTCAATACCGTGCGCAAGCACCTCTCGGCCCTTAAAGGGGGCAGGCTTGCGGCGATGACCTCCGCCAGAATCGTCACCCTGATCCTGTCCGACGTACTTGGCGACGATGTCAGCGCCATTGCGTCCGGTCCGACGGCCCCCGATCCCTCCACGTTTCGTCAAGCGGTCCTGTGTCTGAAGCGCCGCCGACTCTGGTCTTCCGTGTCTCCCTCGATGCGGAAGCATTTGGATAGGGGGTGCCGCGGCTTGGAAGTAGAAACGCCGAAGACCGGCGCGCCCTGCTTCAGGCATGTGCTCAACGTGTTGATCGGGAGCGGCGCATTGGCGGTGTCGGAGGCGGCGCGCGCCGCTCGAGAGGCCGGCTTCAGGACCGTGATCCATTCAATCAACTTGACCGGTGAGGCGCGTTTGGCAGGAGCGGAATTCGGGGCCATGGCACGGGATCTCCGCCGCCATGTCAAACCTGGCCGCAAACCCTGCTGTGTCATCACCGGGGGAGAAACGACCGTGACGGTGTCAGGCCAGGGACGGGGAGGCCGAGCGCAGGAGTTTGCCGTCGCGGCGGCGCAGGCCATTGCCGGGCTTCCAAATGTGTGGGTCGCGGCGGTTGGTACCGATGGGACGGACGGTCCGACCGACGCGGCTGGTGCGCTCGTGAGTGGACAGACTGCGGCGCAAGCCCTTCGAAACGGCATCGATCTCAATGCGGCGCTGAAGCAGAATAATACCTATCCCATACTAAAGCGCCTGGGGGCTCACATCATGACCGGTCCCACGGGCACCAACGTCAACGATCTTTACGTCCTGCTCGTCTTCTAGGTACTATCCCGACGATGGAGCGTCCGCTGGTTCTTCCCCTTGCCGCCTGTACGGATTCCTCACTGGCCGGGGGCAAGGCCCGGGGCCTGGCGCAGCTGATCGCCGCCGACATGTCTGTTCCATCCGGGCTCTGCGCGACCACCGCGTTCTACCGGGAATTCCTCAGACAAGCCGGCCTCACCGGGGCCGTCGATTCGCTGCGTGCAGCTGCGCTGTCCGGAGGCGATCGGGCGCCGCTTGCCCGTGACCTGCGCCTGCGTATTCTGAAGGCTCCCTGGCCGGGAGATCTTCGTCATGAGCTTGAGACCTCCGTTCTGAATCTCGGATTGAACGAAGCCACATTGTGGGCGGTGCGATCTTCGGCGACGAACGAAGACGCAATGCAGGCGAGCTTCGCGGGGCTGTATCGCACGCATCTCGGTATCCGCTTCTCCGGCATCCTGGCCGCGGTTCAGGACCTGTGGTCCTCTCTCTGGGAAGAGCGGGTGCTGGCCTATCATCGGAAGACTGCGGAGGCATCGTCGCTCCCGGAAATGGCCGTTGTCATTCAACCGATGCTCGATGCGACGGTTGCCGGCGTAGCCTACTCGATCGATCCCGTCACCGGCGAGAACCATATCGTCGTGGATGCCCTGCCTGGATTGGGTGCCCCGCTCGTCGATGGAACGGCGACGCCCGATCACTACGTCGTCCGTACGGAGTCTCCGGCGACCGGCGATGCGGTGATCACACGCGACATTATTGTGAAGTCTTCGGCCTTGCGGGTGGGACCGGACGGACTGCGGACTGAACCTCTCCCACACGACGCCGGCGCGTCTTCGTCGATGTCCGACCGGCAATTGATCGAACTCGCCGCAGTGACGAAACGGATCGAAGCGTTGCTCGGACATCCCGCCGACGTCGAATGGGCCATCGATCAACAAGGCCTCTGGCTGCTTCAGGCCAGACCTGTAACGGTCGCCGTCGGGGGCGGGCAGACGTCTGCCGGCGAGTGGGAATGGTCGAGAGCCAATCTCAAGGAAACCATGCCGGAAGTGCCGAGTCCGATCGGACTCTCGTTTCTTGAGCGCTTCATGGATGCCTATATCATCAAGCACTATCGGCGTTTGGGGTGCCGGATTCCTGAAGGAGCGTGCTCCGTTCGCGCCTTCCACGGGCGTCCCTACATCAACACCACGCTCTTCCACAGTCTCATTTTGCAGTTGGGAGGCGATCCTTCGTTGAATGCCGAGCAGATGGGCGGGGAGCCTGTCTCGATCGTTCAGCCGGAATCGGTGCTCGGACCACTCGTGCGTCTGCGCGCCGTCCGGCTGATGTGGCGCGAAATGAAGCGAGCCGTTTCCGATTCCCCCCGCTACTTTGCGGACATGAAGCAACAGGCATTGCGATATCAGCCTGACAACATCCGGGACTGGAAGGCAGACGATCTTGACCGGCACTTGGAAGAACTGGGCCGCAGACTCGACCGTCAGGAAATGACCTTTGGGATCGTGCTCGGCGTCGGACAATGTCTGCAGACCTTCAGCACGCTTTTGCCCGAGTGGCTGGGCGAGGATTGGCGAGGTCTGCTCAACGCGGCCTTGCAGGGGAAGGGCACGGTCATCAGCGCCCAACAGATCCACAGGGTGGCGGAATTGGTGGCGGCCGTCCGTCAGGACGAGACATTGCTCCATGGCATCGTGAACGAGAAGTGGGATCTGGCGACGCTCCGGCGGCAGGCCCCGCGTTCGCCGTTTCTCGCACGCTTTGACCGGTATCTGGAGGAGTTTGGCCATCGGGGGACAGGGGAGTCCGACGTAATGTCTCCGCGGTTTGCCGACCGGCCGGACGTGGTGCTCGACGTCGTTCGAGTCCAACTGAGCGGTCCTGTCGCCCGGCCGGAAGACATCGTCGCCCGACAGCGTGCGACGCGTGCCGCCGCCCTGGAGACGATCCGCGCCAGACTGGGCTGGCGGCTGGATCGGCTGGCGGTGTTTCTCTGGTGCTACCGCCGCCTCTGTCGGTTCCTCGCTCTGCGCGAAGCCAACCGCCACCATCTCATGTACTATTCCGCGGCGGTCAGGAACTTGTTGTTGCGGTTTGGTGCCTGCCTGGCGGCGCGCGGGACGCTTGCTGCCCCCGATGACGTGTTTTATCTCACATTGGAAGAGCGGGCATCCGTACTTTCGGCGGCGGAACGCGACTGGAAAGAAACCGTGCGTCTGCGCAAAGCGGATCGCCTGCGGTGGCTGGCGGTGCAGATGCCCGATACGATCCGCAACAGCCAGAACAGAACAGGCGGGGAGTCCGGGCCGACCGACGGCAGCTTACGAGGAACGCCGATCAGCACCGGCACGGTGATCGGGCCTGCCCGCCTGGTTCGGTCGATGGCGGATTGGCCCAAGGTGAGGCCTGGAGACATCATCGTGGCGCCGGTCATCGATCCCGGCATGGCACCTCTCTTCGGCATTGCGGCGGGGCTGGTGGCAGAAATGGGCGGCACCTTGTCGCACGGAGCGATCATCGCCCGGGAATATGGGCTGCCTGCCGTCGCCAACGTGTCCGGTATCGTCGGTCTGCTGAAGGATGGTGAACGGGTCCAGGTGGACGGCGGTTCAGGACAGGTGCACATCGACTCCGCTGCCGGCAATTGATTGCCGTGATGAAACCTCGCTAGAGCCGAATGACTCTAGTTGTGCGTGCTTGACCTTTGATTGGAATTTCCGTACGCTCAAACGCAGTCCTCTTCATCATCACCACAACGTCCAACTCGTCGTTCGGTAATACCCACGATGGTCCCGCGGATCACGTTCGATGATTGAGAGCATCCCCTTCAGCTTGGGTCTTGCCGTCGGAGCCGTCGTCGGATCCGTTATCGCGTGGTTGGCGGTGTCCGCCAAACTGCGTTCCGTCTTCCACGGCCAACTGACTTCAATCAGTGAACGAGCCCAGCGTGCCGAAACTCTGTCGGAAGAGCTGCGGCGGCAGCGCGAGACCGAACAGACCGAACATGGTCGACTCCGGCAGGAATTCCAGGACATGTCCCGTTCCTGCGCCATTGCGGAGACTCGGGCGGCTGAGGCGTTCAGGCATGCCGAAGAGCAAAAGACCCTGCTGTCCCAGGCGCGCCAGGAATTGGCGGACTCTTTCCGTGCCCTGTCGGGCGAGGCACTCAAACACAACAACGAAGCATTCCTGAGCCTCGCCAAGGCAACCTACGAGACGCTGCAAACGGAGGCCAAAGGCGATCTGGCGCAGCGGCAGCAGGCCATCGACGAACTCGTGAGGCCGTTGACCGAGTCGCTGCACCGGTACGATGAACAACTGCGCGCGATGGAGCAGTCCCGTCAGGCCGCGTACGGCGGCTTGGATCAACATATGAAATTGCTCGCCGAGTCTCAGCAGCGCTTGAAGGAAGAAACCGGCAATCTCGTGAACGCGCTGCGTGCGCCCGCCGTGCGGGGTCGTTGGGGGGAAATTACGCTCAAGCGCGTGGTAGAACTGGCTGGAATGGTCGCGCATTGCGATTTCACCGAACAAGAATCGGTGGCCGTGGAAGACGGGCGCCTCCGCCCCGACATGATCGTGCAGCTTCCGGGAGGGCGGCAGATCGTCGTCGATGCCAAGGCCGCATTGAACGGATATCTGGACGCCTACGAAGCGTCCGGCGAGGACCAGCGGCGCGAGGGGCTCCGGCGGCACGCCGCCCAGGTCCGGACCCATATGGGCCAGTTGAGTCTCAAGGCCTATTGGAGCCAGTTCGCGCAGGCGCCGGAATTCGTCGTGCTGTTTCTTCCCGGTGAGCAGTTCCTCGGGGCGGCCCTCGAACAGGATCCCGGACTCATCGAGGATGGATTCGCGCAAGGCGTGGTGCTGGCGACCCCGACGACGCTGATGGCGTTGTTGCGGGCGGTCGCGTACGGGTGGCGCCAGGAACGGCTCACCGCTCACGCCGAAGAAGCTGGACGGCTGGGGAAGGACCTCTATGAGCGAATGGCGGTGCTGGCCGAGCATCTGAACGACGTCGGCCAGGCGTTGGGCCGGAGCGTGACGGCCTATAACAAGGCGGTCGGCTCGCTGGAAACGCGCATCCTTCCCGCCGCGCGGCGGTTCAAAGAATTGGGGGTCGCCTCCGACAAGGATATTCCCCTGCTCGGGCCGATGGAGATCGTCCCCCGCAGGACTTTACCTCATGACGAATAAGGACGAATCCATGCACGATGCCCAGGCCATGGTGGAAGCGTTTCATCGTATGTTCGACATCGTGACCAATTCGACGCCGACGGCGGTCGGTCCGGACACGCGGCAATTGCGCATTCGCCTGATTCAGGAAGAGTTCGACGAGCTGCGGGAGGCGTTGGAAAGCGACGACTTGCCGGCGGTCGCCAAAGAGTTGGCGGACCTGTTGTATGTCGTCTACGGCACCGCCGTGTCGTACGGCATCGACATGGATCCGGTCTTTCGAGAAGTCCACCGTTCCAACATGAGCAAAGTCGGGGGACACAAGCGGGAGGATGGAAAGTGGGTGAAGCCGCCGACCTATTCGCCCGCCCTCATCGGTCCGATCCTGGAGGGCCTGAGAGCGGAGGGAAAGCTGCAATAAGCGCAATGACTGCCGAGGAGGCCGTCTGACCGGTATGAAGTCTCTGCGCTGCCCAAATTGCGGAACGCCATTTGTCCGGGTGACTCCGCACGAAGGAACGGTCGAACGCCTTCTGAGCCGGTTCAACATGTTTCCATTCCGGTGCCAGCTGTGCACGAACCGGTTCCGCGCCTTCTATCCCGGTGCCCGGCAAAATACCCAGACATTCGACCGTCGCGAGTTCAAACGGCTTTTCGCATCCATCGAGGCGCAAGTCCTCGACGAGCGGCAGTCGCCCTTCCTCAACCGCATCACCGATATTTCAATGGCGGGGTGCACTCTCGTGGGAACCGGTTTCGCCAAGGGCGCCTTTGTGGAATTGGTTCTGAAACCGACGTCCGGGAGCGAGGAGATCCGGATCGAAACGGCGATGGTCTGCTCCATCCATCCCGCATCGGTCGGCTTGCGGTTTCTCGAGGTGGAGCAGGCCGACAAGGAGCGTCTCAGCCAGGTGGTGCTCGGGTTGTTGGTGAGTCAGACCAATCCGATCATGAACGTGTAACGCGCATTAAGCAGATCTCCGTCCCCTCCGGGCCGATCCTGCCGATGGGACCGCGACCG from Nitrospira japonica harbors:
- a CDS encoding glycerate kinase type-2 family protein, whose protein sequence is MTIRLPTSPVSTLLKRVLGRAINVAEGGAAVKRAVGRRGDVLTIASRRFDLRRYDRVVVLGAGKAAASMARALERLLGNRLEGGLVVVKYGHAVPTRRIVVYEAGHPYPDRAGFHAARRLMRAASTLSKRDLLIVLLSGGASSLLPAPVPGISLSDKQRVTRRLLRSGAGIQEVNTVRKHLSALKGGRLAAMTSARIVTLILSDVLGDDVSAIASGPTAPDPSTFRQAVLCLKRRRLWSSVSPSMRKHLDRGCRGLEVETPKTGAPCFRHVLNVLIGSGALAVSEAARAAREAGFRTVIHSINLTGEARLAGAEFGAMARDLRRHVKPGRKPCCVITGGETTVTVSGQGRGGRAQEFAVAAAQAIAGLPNVWVAAVGTDGTDGPTDAAGALVSGQTAAQALRNGIDLNAALKQNNTYPILKRLGAHIMTGPTGTNVNDLYVLLVF
- a CDS encoding PEP/pyruvate-binding domain-containing protein, with the protein product MERPLVLPLAACTDSSLAGGKARGLAQLIAADMSVPSGLCATTAFYREFLRQAGLTGAVDSLRAAALSGGDRAPLARDLRLRILKAPWPGDLRHELETSVLNLGLNEATLWAVRSSATNEDAMQASFAGLYRTHLGIRFSGILAAVQDLWSSLWEERVLAYHRKTAEASSLPEMAVVIQPMLDATVAGVAYSIDPVTGENHIVVDALPGLGAPLVDGTATPDHYVVRTESPATGDAVITRDIIVKSSALRVGPDGLRTEPLPHDAGASSSMSDRQLIELAAVTKRIEALLGHPADVEWAIDQQGLWLLQARPVTVAVGGGQTSAGEWEWSRANLKETMPEVPSPIGLSFLERFMDAYIIKHYRRLGCRIPEGACSVRAFHGRPYINTTLFHSLILQLGGDPSLNAEQMGGEPVSIVQPESVLGPLVRLRAVRLMWREMKRAVSDSPRYFADMKQQALRYQPDNIRDWKADDLDRHLEELGRRLDRQEMTFGIVLGVGQCLQTFSTLLPEWLGEDWRGLLNAALQGKGTVISAQQIHRVAELVAAVRQDETLLHGIVNEKWDLATLRRQAPRSPFLARFDRYLEEFGHRGTGESDVMSPRFADRPDVVLDVVRVQLSGPVARPEDIVARQRATRAAALETIRARLGWRLDRLAVFLWCYRRLCRFLALREANRHHLMYYSAAVRNLLLRFGACLAARGTLAAPDDVFYLTLEERASVLSAAERDWKETVRLRKADRLRWLAVQMPDTIRNSQNRTGGESGPTDGSLRGTPISTGTVIGPARLVRSMADWPKVRPGDIIVAPVIDPGMAPLFGIAAGLVAEMGGTLSHGAIIAREYGLPAVANVSGIVGLLKDGERVQVDGGSGQVHIDSAAGN
- the rmuC gene encoding DNA recombination protein RmuC, coding for MIESIPFSLGLAVGAVVGSVIAWLAVSAKLRSVFHGQLTSISERAQRAETLSEELRRQRETEQTEHGRLRQEFQDMSRSCAIAETRAAEAFRHAEEQKTLLSQARQELADSFRALSGEALKHNNEAFLSLAKATYETLQTEAKGDLAQRQQAIDELVRPLTESLHRYDEQLRAMEQSRQAAYGGLDQHMKLLAESQQRLKEETGNLVNALRAPAVRGRWGEITLKRVVELAGMVAHCDFTEQESVAVEDGRLRPDMIVQLPGGRQIVVDAKAALNGYLDAYEASGEDQRREGLRRHAAQVRTHMGQLSLKAYWSQFAQAPEFVVLFLPGEQFLGAALEQDPGLIEDGFAQGVVLATPTTLMALLRAVAYGWRQERLTAHAEEAGRLGKDLYERMAVLAEHLNDVGQALGRSVTAYNKAVGSLETRILPAARRFKELGVASDKDIPLLGPMEIVPRRTLPHDE
- a CDS encoding pyrophosphohydrolase domain-containing protein; translated protein: MTNKDESMHDAQAMVEAFHRMFDIVTNSTPTAVGPDTRQLRIRLIQEEFDELREALESDDLPAVAKELADLLYVVYGTAVSYGIDMDPVFREVHRSNMSKVGGHKREDGKWVKPPTYSPALIGPILEGLRAEGKLQ